The following coding sequences are from one Microbulbifer sp. TB1203 window:
- a CDS encoding ABC transporter ATP-binding protein has protein sequence MLEVSNLSRCYGAFKAVDNVSFAIGKGEIVGLLGHNGAGKTTIMKMLSGYLEPDAGGVRMDGLDLAVHTKRIQRQLGYLPENLPLYGELSVADYLDYAADLKGLSGDEKRAEIRRAIAATQLAAKLDSPINTLSRGFKQRVGVAQAVLGQPRLLILDEPTNGLDPSQTQQMRELIREISREATVILSTHILQEVDALCDRVLIVSAGRLAVDERLDALRRGNRLLLEASAAPGIAEIDGVASVEDGGKGHYCIALEADANPRAVGAAVASAVVQGGGELYRLQPEQRDLETLFREVNEKAAVNGKEELSHAA, from the coding sequence GTGCTGGAAGTCAGCAACCTCAGCCGTTGCTACGGCGCCTTCAAGGCCGTGGACAACGTCAGCTTCGCCATTGGCAAGGGCGAGATCGTCGGTCTGTTGGGACACAACGGCGCCGGCAAAACCACCATCATGAAAATGCTCAGCGGCTACCTGGAACCGGACGCCGGCGGCGTGCGCATGGACGGCCTGGATCTGGCCGTCCATACCAAACGCATCCAGCGCCAATTGGGTTACCTGCCGGAAAACCTGCCCCTCTACGGGGAACTGAGCGTGGCGGACTACCTGGATTACGCCGCCGACCTCAAGGGCCTCAGCGGCGACGAAAAACGCGCGGAGATCCGACGCGCCATAGCCGCCACCCAACTGGCGGCCAAACTGGATTCCCCCATCAACACCTTGTCCCGCGGCTTCAAGCAGCGGGTGGGCGTGGCCCAGGCGGTTCTCGGCCAGCCCAGGCTGCTGATTCTCGACGAGCCCACCAACGGCCTGGACCCGAGCCAGACCCAGCAGATGCGCGAGCTGATCCGCGAAATCTCCCGGGAGGCCACGGTGATCCTCTCCACCCATATCCTGCAGGAGGTGGACGCGCTCTGCGATCGGGTGCTGATCGTCAGCGCCGGTCGGCTGGCGGTGGACGAGCGCCTGGACGCGCTGCGCCGCGGCAACCGGCTATTGCTGGAGGCCAGTGCCGCGCCCGGCATCGCGGAGATCGATGGCGTCGCTTCGGTGGAGGACGGGGGCAAGGGCCACTACTGCATCGCCCTGGAGGCGGATGCCAATCCGCGCGCGGTGGGTGCCGCCGTCGCCAGCGCGGTAGTGCAGGGCGGCGGAGAACTCTACCGGCTGCAGCCGGAGCAGCGGGACCTGGAGACCCTGTTCCGGGAGGTGAACGAGAAGGCCGCGGTCAACGGGAAGGAGGAGCTGAGCCATGCCGCATAA
- a CDS encoding Gldg family protein, whose amino-acid sequence MPHNNLSHGSLVRRIAAKEITLFFASPIAYLFLASFAAIGLFVFFWGEAFFSRNIADVRPLFEWMPLLLIFLCAALTMRLWSEERRSGTLEHVLTQPAGLWHFVLGKFAACLALLAIALLITLPLPVTVSLMGELDWGPVWAGYLATFLLGAAYLSIGLFVSARANNQIVSLILASALCGFFYLLGSPLVTGFFGNTAAEWLRLLGTGSRFDAITRGVIDLRDLYYYLSMVAVFLALNTLVLERERWSAGGDAGNRNRWRAVTALLVANALGANLWLGQVHGLRVDATRGNLYSISPATRQYLDQLQEPLLIRGYFSAKTHPLLSPLVPQMRDLLREYQVAGGGKVRVEFVDPAREPELEKEANQKYGIAPVPLQVADRYQASIVSSYFDVLVQYGDEFQVLGFRDLIEVKAASEADIDVQLRNPELDVTRAIRKVLHGYQAGGNLFDTVKGELVFNAYVSADENLPQQLVEFKSAVHEVTEKLQTDARGRLQVRFIDPDAEGGAVAKQIADDYGFQPMAAGLFSADTFYFYLTLGRGDQVVQIPLDDLKKETLERNLEAGIKRFASGFTKTVALVTPPGDAMHGQFGMGGPSFSQLENLLGAELNIEREDLSDGRVSGAADILLLLAPKNLDEKQLFAVDQFLMQGGTVVAATSPYSASLSNRSLSLSPVTSGLEKWLAHNGLDIDKKLVLDPQNSAFPVPVSRNIGGFQMQELRMLDYPYFVDVRGEGLNGGSPITAGLPQATLSWASPIRVDREKQGGRQVTELLKSSAGSWLSTSTDVMPRLENGAVSGFKPQGEQGAQLLGVISAGRFDSYFAGKTSPLAAQEETEEENAEEKAGELETLPSLIGRSPESARIILFSSNDFLRDQVVRMSGSAAGSEYLNTLQLLANSVDWALEDAGLLSIRSRSHFNRTLPPMEHGTQLFWEYLNYICAALALALVAIVQQLRKRARQSRYRQLLAG is encoded by the coding sequence ATGCCGCATAACAATCTGTCTCACGGTTCCCTGGTGCGCCGAATCGCCGCCAAGGAAATCACTCTGTTTTTCGCTTCGCCCATCGCCTATCTGTTTTTGGCCAGCTTTGCGGCCATCGGCCTGTTCGTTTTTTTCTGGGGGGAGGCGTTCTTCTCACGCAATATCGCCGACGTTCGCCCGCTGTTCGAGTGGATGCCGCTGCTGCTGATTTTTCTGTGCGCGGCGTTGACCATGCGCCTGTGGAGCGAGGAACGGCGCAGCGGCACCCTGGAGCATGTGCTCACCCAGCCCGCGGGGCTGTGGCATTTCGTGCTGGGCAAGTTTGCCGCCTGCCTGGCGCTGCTGGCCATTGCGCTGCTCATTACCCTGCCGCTGCCGGTCACGGTTTCGCTGATGGGCGAACTGGACTGGGGGCCGGTGTGGGCCGGCTATCTCGCCACCTTCCTGCTGGGTGCCGCCTATCTCAGCATCGGCCTGTTCGTATCCGCGCGGGCCAACAACCAGATAGTGAGCCTGATCCTGGCCTCGGCCCTGTGCGGCTTCTTCTATTTGCTGGGCTCGCCGCTGGTCACCGGATTCTTCGGCAACACCGCCGCCGAATGGCTGCGACTGCTGGGCACCGGCTCGCGCTTCGACGCCATCACCCGCGGGGTGATCGACCTGCGCGACCTCTATTACTACCTGAGCATGGTCGCGGTATTTCTCGCCCTCAACACCCTGGTGCTGGAGCGCGAGCGCTGGTCCGCGGGCGGTGACGCCGGTAATCGCAACCGCTGGCGCGCGGTCACCGCGCTGCTGGTGGCCAACGCCCTGGGGGCCAACCTGTGGCTGGGTCAGGTGCACGGCCTGCGCGTGGACGCCACCCGCGGCAACCTCTATTCCATCTCCCCGGCCACCCGCCAGTACCTGGACCAGCTGCAGGAGCCGCTGCTGATCCGCGGCTACTTCAGCGCCAAGACCCACCCGCTGCTCTCGCCGCTGGTGCCGCAGATGCGCGACCTGCTGCGGGAATACCAGGTGGCCGGCGGCGGCAAGGTACGGGTGGAGTTCGTGGACCCGGCGCGGGAACCGGAACTGGAAAAGGAGGCCAACCAGAAATACGGCATAGCGCCGGTGCCCCTGCAGGTGGCGGACCGCTACCAGGCCTCCATCGTCAGCTCCTACTTCGATGTGCTGGTGCAGTACGGCGACGAATTCCAGGTGCTGGGCTTCCGCGACCTGATCGAAGTGAAGGCGGCCAGCGAGGCGGATATCGACGTGCAACTGCGCAACCCGGAACTGGACGTCACCCGCGCCATCCGCAAGGTGCTGCACGGCTACCAGGCCGGCGGCAACCTGTTCGATACGGTAAAGGGCGAACTGGTGTTCAACGCCTATGTGTCCGCGGACGAAAATCTGCCGCAGCAGTTGGTGGAGTTCAAGAGCGCGGTGCACGAAGTGACAGAAAAGCTGCAGACAGACGCCCGCGGGCGGCTGCAGGTGCGCTTTATCGACCCGGATGCGGAAGGCGGCGCGGTGGCCAAACAGATCGCCGACGACTACGGCTTCCAGCCGATGGCCGCGGGCCTGTTCAGCGCCGATACCTTCTATTTCTACCTGACCCTGGGACGCGGTGATCAGGTGGTACAGATTCCGCTGGACGACCTGAAGAAGGAGACACTGGAGCGCAACCTGGAGGCGGGCATCAAGCGCTTTGCCAGCGGGTTTACCAAGACAGTGGCCCTGGTGACCCCACCCGGCGATGCCATGCACGGGCAGTTCGGCATGGGCGGGCCCAGCTTCAGCCAGTTGGAAAACCTGCTCGGCGCCGAGCTGAATATCGAGCGCGAGGACCTGAGCGACGGCCGGGTATCCGGCGCCGCGGATATCCTGCTGCTGCTCGCGCCGAAAAACCTGGATGAGAAGCAGCTGTTCGCGGTGGACCAGTTCCTGATGCAGGGCGGCACCGTGGTCGCCGCCACCTCGCCCTATAGCGCCAGCCTCAGCAACCGCAGCCTGAGCCTGTCCCCGGTGACCAGCGGCCTGGAAAAATGGCTCGCCCACAACGGCCTCGACATCGACAAGAAACTGGTACTGGACCCGCAGAACAGCGCCTTTCCCGTGCCGGTCAGCCGCAATATCGGCGGCTTCCAGATGCAGGAGCTGCGCATGCTCGACTACCCCTATTTCGTCGACGTGCGCGGAGAGGGACTGAACGGCGGCAGCCCCATCACCGCCGGCCTGCCCCAGGCCACCCTGAGCTGGGCATCGCCCATCCGCGTGGACAGGGAGAAGCAGGGCGGACGCCAGGTCACCGAACTGCTGAAAAGCTCCGCGGGCAGCTGGCTGTCCACTTCCACCGATGTGATGCCGCGGCTGGAAAACGGCGCGGTCAGCGGTTTCAAACCGCAAGGGGAGCAGGGCGCGCAACTGCTCGGTGTGATCAGCGCCGGCCGGTTCGATTCCTACTTCGCCGGCAAGACTTCGCCATTGGCGGCACAGGAAGAGACTGAGGAGGAGAACGCGGAGGAGAAAGCCGGCGAGCTGGAGACCCTGCCGTCGCTGATCGGCCGTTCGCCGGAATCCGCGCGCATTATTCTCTTCTCGTCCAACGATTTCCTGCGCGACCAGGTGGTGCGCATGAGTGGCTCCGCGGCGGGCAGTGAATACCTGA